The Canis lupus familiaris isolate Mischka breed German Shepherd chromosome X, alternate assembly UU_Cfam_GSD_1.0, whole genome shotgun sequence genome has a segment encoding these proteins:
- the LOC612517 gene encoding CXXC-type zinc finger protein 1-like isoform X1 — protein MSDTEELPFLDPAPQKPVVNVKKMENLKKKKEKKEKQKQKLTEKQKHTEKTDVKDPVLLRQCLGPGCVYPTRPGSKYCSDDCGMKLAADRIYEILPQRIQQWQKSPCIAEEHGKKMLERIHREQQDAHSRLKDMENHFHELEAIIQRGKQQAVCKDEETNQSSKNSLNLQIFCVSCGQSVSMHVAMRHMERCFAKYECKSSFGSMYPTCIEGATRLFCDVYDPKSKKYCKRLQVLCPEHSRDNKVAKVSDDEVCGCPLVHNVFEVTGNFCCLPKRLCNLHYCWEKLRRAEVDLERIRALHKLEELVEQEHKVRTAMRNRAGLLGLMLHQTIQHDPLTTDLRSRLDS, from the exons ATGAGTGACACTGAGGAGTTGCCATTCCTGGATCCTGCACCACAGAAACCAGTAGTGAATGTGAAGAAAATggagaatttgaagaaaaag aaagagaagaaggagaagcagaagcaaaagctcacagaaaagcagaaacacacagagaagacagatgtCAAGGATCCAGTCTTGCTGAGGCAGTGCCTGGGACCTGGCTGTGTGTATCCCACCCGGCCAGGCTCCAAGTACTGCTCAGACGACTGTGGCATGAAACTGGCAGCTGA CCGCATCTATGAGATTCTGCCCCAGCGCATCCAGCAGTGGCAAAAGAGCCCCTGCATTGCTGAGGAGCATGGCAAGAAAATGCTTGAGCGCATCCACCGCGAACAGCAGGATGCTCACAGCCGCCTGAAGGACATGGAGAACCATTTCCATGAACTGGAGGCCATAATTCAGCGTGGCAAGCAGCAGGCTGTGTGCAAGGATGAGGAG ACTAACCAAAGTAGCAAGAACAGCCTAAATCTGCAGATCTTCTGTGTCTCCTGTGGGCAGTCAGTCAGCATGCATGTCGCCATGCGCCACATGGAACGCTGTTTTGCCAAG TATGAGTGCAAGTCGTCCTTTGGGTCCATGTACCCTACTTGCATTGAAGG GGCCACAAGGCTTTTCTGTGATGTTTACGACCCAAAGAGTAAGAAGTACTGTAAACGGCTCCAGGTGCTGTGCCCTGAGCACTCGAGAGATAACAAGGTGGCTAAG GTATCAGATGATGAGGTGTGCGGTTGCCCACTAGTGCACAATGTGTTTGAGGTCACTGGCAATTTCTGTTGCCTCCCCAAACGCCTGTGCAACCTCCACTACTGCTGGGAGAAGCTGAGGCGTGCTGAGGTGGACCTAGAGCGCATTCGTGCG TTGCACAAGCTGGAAGAGCTGGTTGAGCAGGAGCACAAGGTGCGCACAGCTATGAGGAACCGAGCGGGGCTGCTGGGCCTGATGCTTCATCAGACAATCCAGCATGACCCGCTCACCACTGACCTGCGCTCCAGACTAGACAGCTGA
- the LOC612517 gene encoding CXXC-type zinc finger protein 1-like isoform X2 produces MSDTEELPFLDPAPQKPVVNVKKMENLKKKKEKKEKQKQKLTEKQKHTEKTDVKDPVLLRQCLGPGCVYPTRPGSKYCSDDCGMKLAADRIYEILPQRIQQWQKSPCIAEEHGKKMLERIHREQQDAHSRLKDMENHFHELEAIIQRGKQQAVCKDEETNQSSKNSLNLQIFCVSCGQSVSMHVAMRHMERCFAKYECKSSFGSMYPTCIEGATRLFCDVYDPKSKKYCKRLQVLCPEHSRDNKVSDDEVCGCPLVHNVFEVTGNFCCLPKRLCNLHYCWEKLRRAEVDLERIRALHKLEELVEQEHKVRTAMRNRAGLLGLMLHQTIQHDPLTTDLRSRLDS; encoded by the exons ATGAGTGACACTGAGGAGTTGCCATTCCTGGATCCTGCACCACAGAAACCAGTAGTGAATGTGAAGAAAATggagaatttgaagaaaaag aaagagaagaaggagaagcagaagcaaaagctcacagaaaagcagaaacacacagagaagacagatgtCAAGGATCCAGTCTTGCTGAGGCAGTGCCTGGGACCTGGCTGTGTGTATCCCACCCGGCCAGGCTCCAAGTACTGCTCAGACGACTGTGGCATGAAACTGGCAGCTGA CCGCATCTATGAGATTCTGCCCCAGCGCATCCAGCAGTGGCAAAAGAGCCCCTGCATTGCTGAGGAGCATGGCAAGAAAATGCTTGAGCGCATCCACCGCGAACAGCAGGATGCTCACAGCCGCCTGAAGGACATGGAGAACCATTTCCATGAACTGGAGGCCATAATTCAGCGTGGCAAGCAGCAGGCTGTGTGCAAGGATGAGGAG ACTAACCAAAGTAGCAAGAACAGCCTAAATCTGCAGATCTTCTGTGTCTCCTGTGGGCAGTCAGTCAGCATGCATGTCGCCATGCGCCACATGGAACGCTGTTTTGCCAAG TATGAGTGCAAGTCGTCCTTTGGGTCCATGTACCCTACTTGCATTGAAGG GGCCACAAGGCTTTTCTGTGATGTTTACGACCCAAAGAGTAAGAAGTACTGTAAACGGCTCCAGGTGCTGTGCCCTGAGCACTCGAGAGATAACAAG GTATCAGATGATGAGGTGTGCGGTTGCCCACTAGTGCACAATGTGTTTGAGGTCACTGGCAATTTCTGTTGCCTCCCCAAACGCCTGTGCAACCTCCACTACTGCTGGGAGAAGCTGAGGCGTGCTGAGGTGGACCTAGAGCGCATTCGTGCG TTGCACAAGCTGGAAGAGCTGGTTGAGCAGGAGCACAAGGTGCGCACAGCTATGAGGAACCGAGCGGGGCTGCTGGGCCTGATGCTTCATCAGACAATCCAGCATGACCCGCTCACCACTGACCTGCGCTCCAGACTAGACAGCTGA